One window of the Prinia subflava isolate CZ2003 ecotype Zambia chromosome 1, Cam_Psub_1.2, whole genome shotgun sequence genome contains the following:
- the RP9 gene encoding retinitis pigmentosa 9 protein: MAQRARRGQGQDDEEGAEEEEAARGSQARARSHAEPAASGGRTQDRHERKRKRQEAQQLQKIQHLESFYEKPPPGLIKENETKPEDCIPDVPGNESAREFLAHAPTKGLWMPLGKEVKVMQCWRCKRYGHRTGDKECPFFIKGNQKLEQFRVAHEDPMYDIIRENKRHEKEKRIQQLKQLLEDSTSESDSSDDSDEDDEDGSSSTSSEHKHKKKKRKKEKKKKEKKKKKKRKHKSSKSNNKSESD, translated from the exons ATGGCCCAGCGGGCGCGcagggggcaggggcaggacgACGAGGAGGGagccgaggaggaggaggcggcgaGGGGCAGCCAGGCCCGGGCCAGGAGCCATGCGGAGCCCGCGGCCAGCGGCGGCCGGACCCAGGACCGGCATGAGAGGAAGCGGAAGAGGCAGGAGGcgcagcagctccagaagaTCCAGCACCTGGAGTCTTT CTATGAGAAACCTCCCCCTGGGCTAATTAAG gagaatgaaacaaaaccagaagactGCATACCTGATGTACCAGGCAATGAAAGCGCACGAGAATTCCTGGCACATGCCCCAACAAAGGGGCTTTGGATGCCTTTGGGAAAAGAAGTCAAAGTTATGCAGT gttggAGATGTAAACGTTATGGACACAGAACAGGAGATAAGGAATGCCCATTCTTTATTAAAGGCAATCAGAAATTGGAACAATTTAGAGTA gcACATGAAGATCCAATGTATGATATAATAAGGGAAAATAAGCgtcatgaaaaagaaaagag GATACAGCAActgaagcagctcctggaggattCCACCTCAGAATCTGATAGCAGTGATGACAgtgatgaggatgatgaagatGGCAGTAGCTCAACTTCCTCAGAACAtaaacacaagaagaaaaagagaaaaaaggaaaagaaaaagaaagaaaagaagaagaagaaaaagaggaagcaTAAGTCATCCAAATCTAATAACAAGTCAGAATCCGACTGA
- the LOC134555351 gene encoding uncharacterized protein LOC134555351, with amino-acid sequence MNTASTSESGSYSTNHPRPFFYAQPSTQQPYPNPWYLSHAYSPYCVPAPGFRSGNPYFPFYSVALHEYPGFFVPQHPVHARINRRPYFNAAPPSPMFYHATRFRHYNSPGKKMETKETQTDPRQPESKQKKHQDIRTETKGCDAGNIACVSPGIGTETESTSEKPDSFGSSIVVDREFHNKNPASSTQYRNLPTGSYAFEKEEVRIECGNGSLAIQLWKSFKDTIPLYDVASGKAVPENIVPHDLFSVSSCEGMIYGPREGENMLPGASLDERKALVTSKQGAQTVQEKDVQNNEVKLDAEKLAKSSPSETMAVQITELARSVGVDQPVVIAKKSSTKRSAGSKTSQEEPSFIQQAGLLPSNMEVMSDFQQKKLNLSHGATNESQTEKSIWCDKSTEKFAPSSSWLACLDSMDTNYEVCLPQKKHQSVISLSSDDVSSREEGSSIDNAPVSYFVPDYVLQKSMYSFQESTEELEKEQIRSGGSLNVDEVVGKEQVNSLNDQDVSSSNTKIKEASSKGRKLGTLSRSSGRKEIDSLNKKATKSLSEVEDSEEYSVKGEEDDEDGEDEYEEEEDDDMDEIEYFFQEAPTYGILRPSKGNLYQVGQRVLWKPPKNTVPAQLICWPAQEKTKTRSGLVENIGVVYKPKKREQDEAVYSDYGYYGRKRPMTRREGLEHQRMLRKFLGGRLLRENMGIPPEEYWIRSGAKPRFTSQIRGSFSPPAKSKEQVCPPLVKPKKKRMGKPPSKRRDTRHEVEEVEMWELPKHSVHKGHGTRKSLSKKR; translated from the exons TGTGTACCTGCTCCAG GCTTCCGAAGTGGAAATCCATATTTTCCGTTTTATTCTGTTGCGCTCCATGAGTACCCTGGATTTTTTGTTCCACAGCATCCAGTGCATGCAAGAATTAACAGAAGGCCTTATTTTAATGCTGCCCCACCTTCCCCGATGTTTTATCATGCAACAAGATTTAGACATTATAATAGCCCTGGGAAGAAAATGGAGACAAAAGAAACACAGACTGATCCTAGACAGCCtgaaagcaagcagaaaaagcaTCAAGATATCCGTACAGAAACGAAAGGTTGTGATGCAGGAAATATAGCCTGTGTTTCTCCTGGTATAGGTACAGAGACTGAAAGTACTTCAGAGAAACCAGATTCATTTGGCTCTTCTATTGTGGTAGACAGAGAGTTTCATAACAAGAACCCTGCCAGCTCTACACAGTATAGAAATCTTCCTACTGGAAGCTATGCTTTTGAGAAGGAAGAAGTGAGGATAGAATGTGGAAATGGCTCTCTAGCTATTCAGCTGTGGAAGTCCTTTAAGGACACAATCCCGTTGTACGATGTGGCAAGTGGTAAAGCAGTTCCAGAGAACATAGTGCCGCATGACTTATTTTCTGTTAGCTCGTGTGAAGGCATGATATATGGCCCTCGTGAAGGGGAGAATATGCTGCCAGGAGCTTCCTTAGATGAGAGAAAAGCTCTTGTCACCTCCAAACAGGGTGCTCAAACTGTGCAAGAGAAAGATGTCCAGAATAATGAAGTGAAGCTGGATGCAGAAAAACTGGCAAAATCCTCCCCAAGTGAAACCATGGCAGTGCAAATCACAGAGCTGGCAAGATCTGTTGGTGTAGATCAACCAGTGGTTATAGCTAAGAAATCTAGCACTAAAAGGTCTGCAGGATCAAAAACTTCTCAAGAGGAGCCCAGCTTCATTCAACAAGCAGGACTACTTCCATCTAATATGGAGGTAATGAGTGACTTTCAgcagaaaaagctgaatttaaGCCACGGTGCAACCAATGAAAGTCAGACAGAAAAAAGTATCTGGTGTGACAAATCAACTGAGAAGTTtgctccttccagcagctggcTGGCTTGTTTGGACAGCATGGACACAAACTACGAGGTTTGTTTGCCACAAAAGAAGCATCAAAGTGTAATCAGTCTGTCTTCTGATGACGTGTCCTCTAGAGAGGAAGGCTCATCAATTGATAATGCCCCAGTGTCTTATTTTGTGCCTGACTATGTGCTCCAGAAAAGCATGTATAGTTTTCAGGAAAGTACAGAGGAGTTAGAGAAAGAGCAAATTAGAAGTGGTGGGTCCCTTAATGTAGATGAAGTGGTAGGAAAGGAGCAGGTGAACAGCTTGAATGACCAAGATGTCAGCTCTTCAAACACAAAGATCAAAGAGGCTTCCAGTAAAGGTAGAAAGCTGGGAACCCTTTCTAGGTCCTCTGGTAGGAAAGAAATTGATTCTCTCAACAAAAAAGCAACCAAGAGTTTGTCAGAAGTTGAGGACTCTGAAGAATATTCTGTAAAGGGAGAAGAGGACGATGAAGATGGAGAGGATGAGtatgaggaggaagaggatgatgACATGGATGAAATTGAGTATTTCTTTCAAGAAGCCCCCACATATGGCATCTTGAGGCCAAGTAAAGGAAATTTATACCAAGTTGGCCAGAGAGTGCTTTGGAAACCACCTAAAAACACCGTACCAGCACAATTAATTTGCTGGCCTGctcaagagaaaacaaaaactagGAGTGGGCTTGTTGAAAACATTGGTGTAGTTTACAAGCCGAAAAAGAGAGAACAAGATGAAGCTGTATACAGTGACTATGGGTATTATGGAAGAAAGAGGCCTATGACAAGAAGAGAAGGACTTGAACACCAGAGGATGCTACGGAAATTCTTGGGAG gaAGGCTGTTAAGGGAGAACATGGGGATACCACCTGAAGAGTATTGGATTAGAAGTGGTGCTAAACCCAGATTTACCAGCCAAATACGTGGTAGTTTCTCACCTCCAGCAAAGAGCAAAGAACAAG TGTGCCCACCTTTGGTTaaaccaaagaagaaaagaatgggCAAGCCACCTTCAAAACGCAGAGACACGAGACATGAGGTGGAGGAAGTAGAAATGTGGGAGCTGCCTAAACACAGTGTACACAAAG GGCATGGAACAAGGAAGTCCCTCTCTAAGAAAAGATAA